The following proteins come from a genomic window of Citrobacter europaeus:
- a CDS encoding TVP38/TMEM64 family protein, protein MFKMNTPRLTRYYRVSLLALLLLALIAWAWIPGVSDFLHASLAAFATLDQHAVENFIRSYGTQAAVVSFFLMILQAIVAPLPAFVITFANASLFGAFWGGVLSWSSAMVGAALCFFIARVLGRGAVEKLTGKTVLNSMDAFFERYGKHTILVCRLLPFVPFDPVSYAAGLTSIRFRHFFIATGIGQLPATIVYSWAGSLLTGGTFWFVTGLFILFALSVVISVARSLYLEHQRKKT, encoded by the coding sequence ATGTTCAAAATGAATACACCGCGGCTGACACGCTATTACCGGGTAAGCTTGCTTGCTCTGCTGCTGCTCGCGCTAATCGCATGGGCGTGGATACCAGGCGTGAGCGACTTTCTCCACGCCAGCCTGGCGGCGTTTGCTACGCTCGATCAGCATGCTGTTGAGAACTTCATTCGTTCTTACGGAACCCAGGCCGCGGTGGTGTCGTTCTTCCTGATGATCCTGCAGGCCATCGTCGCGCCCCTTCCTGCCTTTGTTATTACGTTTGCCAATGCCTCACTGTTTGGCGCATTTTGGGGCGGCGTACTGTCCTGGAGCAGCGCGATGGTGGGTGCGGCGCTGTGCTTTTTTATTGCCCGCGTTTTAGGTCGCGGCGCGGTGGAAAAACTGACCGGAAAAACGGTGCTAAACAGCATGGACGCTTTTTTCGAGCGCTATGGCAAGCATACAATTTTGGTCTGTCGCCTGTTACCTTTTGTGCCCTTCGACCCGGTAAGTTATGCAGCAGGCCTGACCTCGATTCGCTTTCGCCATTTTTTCATCGCCACCGGCATCGGACAATTACCTGCCACTATCGTCTATTCGTGGGCGGGTAGCCTGTTAACCGGCGGCACATTTTGGTTTGTTACCGGCCTGTTCATTCTGTTCGCCCTGAGCGTAGTGATATCCGTGGCGAGAAGCCTTTATCTTGAGCATCAACGGAAAAAAACCTGA
- a CDS encoding ABC transporter substrate-binding protein, with translation MRYCLLCLSLLLCPLATFAQDATWQQIKKDARGQTVWFNAWGGDNAVNQYLDWVSGEMKTHYAINLKIVRLADAADAVKRIQTEATSGRKTGGSVDLLWVNGENFRTLKEAGLLQTQWAQTLPNWRYVDTQKPVTEDFSVPTEGAESPWGGAQLTFIARRDLTAQPPQSPQALLEFAQAHPGTVTYPRPPDFTGTAFLEQLLLSLTTKPQALKIAPDATTFADVTAPLWHYLDALHPVLWREGKDFPPTPARMDALLNSGVLRFSITFNPAHAQQKVASGELPKSSYSFGFSQGMLGNVHFVTIPANARASAGAKVVANYLLSPEAQLRKADPTVWGDPSVLDPQKLPVEQRNALLARIPQGLPAVLPEPHAAWVNALEQEWLRRYGTH, from the coding sequence ATGCGTTACTGCTTATTGTGCCTGAGTTTGTTGCTCTGCCCGCTGGCGACGTTTGCCCAGGACGCCACCTGGCAGCAAATCAAAAAAGATGCCCGCGGTCAGACGGTGTGGTTCAACGCCTGGGGTGGCGACAATGCAGTTAATCAGTATCTCGACTGGGTTAGCGGTGAGATGAAAACGCACTACGCCATTAACCTAAAAATCGTGCGCCTGGCGGATGCTGCCGACGCCGTAAAACGCATTCAGACGGAAGCGACATCCGGGCGAAAAACCGGTGGCTCTGTCGATTTACTGTGGGTTAACGGCGAAAACTTCCGTACGCTGAAAGAAGCCGGACTGCTGCAAACTCAGTGGGCGCAAACGCTGCCTAACTGGCGCTATGTTGATACCCAAAAACCGGTGACGGAAGATTTCTCCGTTCCAACGGAGGGGGCTGAATCACCGTGGGGCGGCGCCCAGCTAACCTTTATTGCCAGGCGCGACCTCACCGCGCAGCCGCCGCAATCCCCGCAGGCGCTTCTGGAGTTCGCGCAGGCGCACCCCGGTACCGTGACCTATCCGCGCCCGCCAGATTTTACCGGAACAGCGTTTCTTGAGCAGTTGTTACTATCGCTCACCACCAAACCGCAAGCGTTGAAAATCGCTCCCGATGCAACCACCTTCGCCGACGTTACTGCCCCGTTATGGCACTATCTTGATGCGTTGCACCCTGTACTCTGGCGCGAAGGCAAAGACTTTCCGCCCACGCCTGCGCGAATGGATGCGCTGCTTAATAGTGGCGTTCTGCGTTTCTCAATAACCTTTAACCCTGCCCACGCACAGCAAAAAGTGGCCAGCGGCGAATTGCCCAAAAGCAGCTATAGTTTTGGTTTCTCACAGGGCATGCTCGGCAACGTGCATTTTGTCACCATTCCGGCGAATGCGCGCGCCAGCGCCGGAGCGAAAGTCGTGGCAAACTACCTGCTTTCGCCCGAAGCGCAACTGCGCAAAGCCGACCCGACTGTCTGGGGGGATCCTTCGGTGCTTGATCCACAAAAATTACCTGTCGAACAGCGTAATGCGCTGCTGGCACGGATCCCGCAAGGACTCCCTGCCGTACTGCCAGAACCGCATGCAGCCTGGGTAAACGCTCTGGAACAAGAATGGCTACGCCGCTACGGTACGCATTAA
- a CDS encoding thiamine ABC transporter permease, producing MATPLRYALILLLWAIMAAVYLPLAPAALSLIAPALNTAHWLALVTDPQFPQALLATLVSVILAAGGALLIALLAILALWPGAGWVRLYTRLPWLLAIPHVAFATSVLLVFAEGGLLWQWLAFFSPQPDRYGIGLGVTLAVKESAFLLWILSALLSEKQLSQQVIVLDSLGYSRLQCLKWLVLPAIAPALGKAMLAIVAWSLSVVDVAIVLGPGNPPTLAVLSWQWLSQGDVEQQAKGALASLLLVLLLLIIALAGYLFWRIWRRTIPAVNGERLRFSSATAARPLVQLLPLSGVVCALVLALLANYSSLNSEALSNSLQLGLLSSVLALLILFAWLEWGPQTGHRWVWLPLILPALPLVTGQYLLALYGGQDGLMTTIVWSHLLWVMPWMLFVLKPAWQRIDPRLILIAQTLGWTRGRIFWQVKCPLLVRPALIAFAVGFSVSIAQYMPTLWLGAGRYPTLTTEAVALSSGGSTAILATQALWQLLLPLLVFALTAFLAAWIGRFRQGLR from the coding sequence ATGGCTACGCCGCTACGGTACGCATTAATACTGCTACTCTGGGCCATTATGGCGGCAGTATATCTGCCGCTGGCGCCAGCGGCATTGTCGCTGATAGCACCGGCGCTTAACACCGCACACTGGCTGGCGTTAGTCACCGATCCTCAATTCCCGCAGGCGTTACTGGCAACGCTGGTTTCCGTAATCCTCGCGGCTGGCGGCGCGCTGCTCATCGCTCTGCTGGCAATCCTCGCCCTGTGGCCCGGCGCTGGCTGGGTGCGTCTGTATACGCGTCTTCCCTGGCTGCTGGCAATTCCGCACGTTGCCTTTGCCACCAGCGTGCTGTTAGTTTTTGCCGAAGGCGGCCTGCTCTGGCAATGGCTTGCGTTTTTCAGCCCCCAGCCGGATCGCTACGGCATTGGACTTGGCGTGACGCTGGCCGTGAAAGAGAGCGCCTTTTTGTTATGGATCCTCTCGGCCCTGCTAAGTGAAAAACAACTTTCGCAGCAGGTTATCGTGCTGGATTCGCTGGGTTACAGCCGACTGCAATGCCTGAAGTGGCTGGTTCTGCCCGCTATCGCCCCGGCGTTGGGCAAAGCTATGCTGGCGATTGTCGCCTGGTCACTCTCCGTTGTGGATGTGGCAATCGTTCTTGGCCCCGGCAATCCGCCAACGCTTGCCGTATTGAGCTGGCAATGGCTCAGTCAGGGCGATGTTGAACAGCAGGCTAAAGGTGCGCTCGCCAGCCTGCTGCTGGTGTTGTTACTTCTCATTATTGCGCTGGCGGGTTATTTGTTCTGGCGCATCTGGCGACGCACTATTCCGGCAGTCAACGGTGAACGCCTGCGTTTTTCATCCGCTACGGCCGCACGCCCGCTGGTACAGCTTTTACCCCTGAGCGGTGTGGTATGTGCGCTGGTGCTGGCGCTTCTCGCCAACTATTCCTCGCTAAACAGCGAGGCGCTCAGCAACAGCCTGCAACTGGGACTCCTTTCCAGCGTGCTGGCGCTGCTGATACTGTTTGCCTGGCTGGAATGGGGTCCACAAACCGGACACCGCTGGGTCTGGCTACCGCTCATTTTGCCTGCGCTGCCGCTGGTGACCGGACAGTACCTGTTGGCATTATATGGCGGACAGGATGGGCTGATGACGACCATTGTATGGAGCCACCTGCTGTGGGTGATGCCATGGATGCTGTTTGTTCTCAAACCGGCGTGGCAACGCATTGATCCGCGATTGATTTTGATTGCACAAACGCTGGGCTGGACGCGGGGGCGGATATTCTGGCAGGTGAAATGCCCACTGCTAGTGCGCCCGGCGCTGATTGCCTTCGCGGTAGGATTCTCAGTCAGTATTGCCCAGTATATGCCGACGCTGTGGTTAGGTGCCGGACGCTATCCGACGCTGACCACCGAAGCGGTGGCATTAAGCAGCGGTGGTAGCACCGCGATTCTGGCGACCCAGGCATTATGGCAGCTTCTGTTACCACTGTTAGTTTTCGCACTCACGGCGTTTCTCGCTGCGTGGATTGGCCGCTTTCGACAAGGACTCCGCTAA
- a CDS encoding ATP-binding cassette domain-containing protein, whose product MLTVRDVSLYQGATALVKDVNFQVNKSDIVTIMGPSGSGKSSLFSWMIGALSPQFQASGELWLNERRIDTLPTAQRQIGILFQDALLFDHFSVGQNLLLALPASLQGPARRHEVESALARADLSGFYSRDPASLSGGQRSRVALLRALLAQPQALLLDEPFSRLDASLRDTFRQWVFTEVRKLGIPVVQVTHDAQDVPPAGRVLQMESWA is encoded by the coding sequence ATGCTTACCGTACGAGACGTTTCGTTGTACCAGGGCGCGACAGCGCTGGTGAAGGACGTTAATTTTCAGGTAAATAAAAGTGACATTGTCACTATTATGGGGCCTTCCGGCAGCGGAAAGTCTTCGCTATTTTCGTGGATGATCGGAGCGCTGTCTCCTCAGTTTCAGGCGTCAGGCGAACTGTGGCTCAACGAACGACGCATTGACACCCTGCCTACCGCGCAGCGCCAGATTGGCATCCTGTTCCAGGATGCGCTGCTGTTTGACCATTTCAGCGTTGGGCAGAATTTACTGCTGGCCTTACCCGCCAGCCTGCAAGGTCCCGCCAGGCGTCATGAGGTAGAAAGCGCCCTCGCTCGCGCGGACCTGTCAGGATTTTATTCACGCGATCCGGCTTCGCTCTCCGGTGGGCAGCGTTCGCGCGTCGCCCTGCTTCGCGCGCTGCTGGCGCAGCCTCAGGCGCTGTTACTCGATGAACCCTTTAGCAGGCTGGATGCGTCACTGCGCGATACCTTTCGCCAGTGGGTCTTCACTGAAGTCCGTAAGCTGGGTATACCGGTGGTCCAGGTTACCCATGACGCGCAGGACGTTCCGCCCGCAGGCCGTGTATTACAGATGGAAAGCTGGGCGTGA
- a CDS encoding sulfurtransferase: MKRVSQMTALALALGLACASSWAAETAQTLTLNQLQQKQGAAIDTRQSAFYNGWPQSLNGPSGHEPSALNLSAAWLDTMNDAQLSAWVKSHQLKTDAPVALYGSDSDMQAVKSRLQKVGFSHISTLSDAFTDPARLQRLPHFEQLVYPQWLHDLQQGKDVTAKPTGDWKVIEAAWGAPKLYLLSHIPGAGYIDTNEVESEPLWNKVSDEQLKAMLAKHGIRHDTTVILYGRDVYAAARVAQIMLYAGVKDVRLLDGGWQTWSDSGLPVERGTPPTVKPEPDFGVKIPAQPQLMLDMEQARGLLHRQDASLVSIRSWPEFIGTTSGYSYIKPKGEIAGARWGHAGSDSTHMEDFHNPDGTMRSADDIAAMWKQWNITPDQQVSFYCGTGWRASETFMYARAMGWKNVSVYDGGWYEWSSNPKNPVARGERGPDASK, translated from the coding sequence ATGAAACGTGTTTCTCAAATGACCGCGCTGGCACTGGCTTTAGGGCTCGCTTGCGCTTCATCCTGGGCTGCTGAAACAGCACAAACGCTCACCCTCAACCAGTTACAGCAAAAGCAAGGCGCGGCGATCGATACCCGTCAGAGCGCTTTTTACAACGGCTGGCCGCAGTCGCTCAATGGTCCTTCAGGACACGAACCTTCCGCGCTGAACCTGTCTGCCGCCTGGCTCGACACGATGAATGATGCACAACTCAGCGCCTGGGTTAAGTCACATCAGCTGAAAACCGACGCGCCGGTGGCGCTGTATGGCAGCGATAGCGACATGCAGGCCGTCAAATCCCGCCTGCAGAAAGTCGGCTTTAGCCATATCTCAACCCTCAGCGATGCGTTTACGGACCCTGCCCGTCTGCAACGTCTGCCGCACTTCGAACAACTGGTTTACCCGCAGTGGCTGCACGACCTGCAGCAGGGTAAAGACGTGACTGCCAAACCGACCGGTGACTGGAAAGTGATTGAAGCCGCCTGGGGCGCGCCGAAGTTGTATCTGCTGAGCCATATCCCCGGTGCGGGCTATATTGATACCAACGAAGTCGAAAGCGAACCACTGTGGAATAAAGTTTCCGACGAGCAGCTCAAAGCGATGCTGGCGAAACACGGTATCCGCCACGACACCACGGTGATTTTATATGGACGCGATGTTTATGCCGCCGCGCGCGTGGCGCAAATTATGCTGTACGCAGGCGTGAAAGATGTTCGTCTACTCGACGGCGGCTGGCAAACCTGGTCCGACTCAGGTTTACCGGTCGAACGTGGTACTCCGCCGACGGTGAAGCCAGAACCTGATTTCGGCGTGAAAATTCCTGCCCAGCCGCAGTTGATGCTGGATATGGAACAGGCTCGCGGCCTGCTGCATCGACAGGATGCGTCGTTGGTGAGCATTCGTTCATGGCCGGAGTTTATCGGTACTACCAGCGGCTATAGCTACATCAAGCCAAAAGGTGAGATCGCAGGCGCACGCTGGGGCCACGCAGGCAGCGATTCCACGCATATGGAAGATTTCCATAATCCGGATGGCACCATGCGCAGCGCGGATGACATCGCCGCCATGTGGAAACAGTGGAATATCACGCCAGACCAGCAGGTTTCTTTCTACTGCGGCACCGGCTGGCGTGCTTCAGAAACGTTTATGTATGCCCGCGCGATGGGCTGGAAAAACGTCTCTGTTTACGACGGCGGCTGGTATGAGTGGAGCAGTAATCCGAAAAACCCGGTCGCCCGCGGTGAACGGGGTCCGGACGCCAGCAAGTAA
- a CDS encoding CDP-alcohol phosphatidyltransferase family protein yields the protein MLDRHLHPRLKPLLHRCVGVIDKPAITPDGLTLVGFAIGVLALPFLALGWYLAALVAIVLNRLFDGLDGALARRRGLTDAGGFLDISLDFLFYALVPFGFILAAPAQNALAGGWLLFAFIGTGSSFLAFAALAAKHQIDNPGYAHKSFYYLGGLTEGTETILLFVVGCLFPEYFAVLAWIFGALCWMTTFTRIWSGYLTLKAVQRQA from the coding sequence ATGCTTGACCGTCATCTTCACCCGCGATTAAAACCGCTTTTGCATCGCTGCGTGGGGGTCATTGATAAACCCGCGATTACTCCGGACGGACTTACGCTTGTCGGTTTTGCCATTGGTGTGCTGGCGTTGCCATTTCTGGCGCTAGGCTGGTATCTGGCGGCGCTGGTGGCCATTGTGCTCAATCGGCTGTTTGATGGGCTGGATGGGGCGCTGGCTCGGCGTAGAGGGCTTACCGATGCGGGAGGATTTCTCGATATCTCGCTTGATTTTCTGTTTTACGCTTTAGTGCCGTTTGGTTTTATTCTTGCCGCACCGGCGCAAAATGCGCTGGCAGGCGGCTGGCTGCTGTTCGCGTTTATTGGCACCGGCAGCAGCTTTCTCGCCTTCGCCGCGCTGGCGGCTAAGCATCAGATAGATAACCCTGGCTACGCGCATAAATCGTTTTATTATCTGGGTGGGCTGACCGAAGGAACCGAGACGATTTTGCTGTTTGTGGTGGGATGTCTGTTCCCGGAATATTTTGCCGTGCTGGCGTGGATCTTTGGCGCGCTGTGCTGGATGACGACGTTCACCCGGATCTGGAGCGGGTATCTGACGCTGAAAGCGGTTCAGCGTCAGGCGTAA
- a CDS encoding carboxymuconolactone decarboxylase family protein has protein sequence MNDPQSWVKPLTRIPFSLKPLVATQKKHYGDVLHPTRWWGRMPFLFWLVALFVGFLERKKARLTPVMRALLMTRVSQVCHCAFCVDANSLRLAERCGALDKVLQVANWQESTLFSAEERVALAYADAVTATPPQVDDALKAQMKQYFTDTAITEMTALIAFQNLSARFNAALDIPSQGLCDSYKGRPHA, from the coding sequence TTGAACGATCCTCAGTCGTGGGTAAAACCGTTAACGCGTATCCCTTTCAGTTTAAAACCGCTCGTTGCGACGCAGAAAAAGCATTATGGCGATGTGCTGCATCCCACGCGCTGGTGGGGGCGGATGCCATTTCTGTTCTGGCTGGTAGCGCTGTTTGTTGGATTTCTGGAGCGTAAAAAGGCGCGCTTAACGCCGGTGATGCGCGCATTGCTAATGACCCGCGTATCTCAGGTGTGCCACTGCGCTTTCTGCGTTGATGCCAACAGTTTACGGCTGGCTGAACGCTGCGGCGCGCTGGATAAAGTCTTGCAGGTTGCCAACTGGCAAGAATCGACGCTGTTCAGTGCAGAAGAGCGCGTAGCGCTGGCCTATGCGGATGCGGTGACCGCAACGCCTCCACAGGTTGACGATGCGCTGAAAGCGCAGATGAAGCAGTATTTTACCGATACCGCCATCACTGAAATGACCGCGCTGATTGCGTTTCAAAATCTCTCGGCGCGTTTTAATGCCGCACTCGATATCCCCTCCCAGGGACTGTGCGACAGTTATAAAGGACGCCCGCATGCTTGA
- a CDS encoding pyrimidine (deoxy)nucleoside triphosphate diphosphatase encodes MKTLDVVAAIIERDGKILLAQRPQHADQSGMWEFAGGKVESGESQPEALVRELREELGIEAVVGHYIASHQREVSGRLIHLHAWHVPSYQGELKAYEHQDIVWCSPEEALRYPLAPADIPLLEAFILLRAARPADSC; translated from the coding sequence ATGAAAACCCTCGACGTGGTCGCCGCTATCATAGAACGTGATGGCAAAATTTTACTGGCTCAACGTCCGCAGCATGCGGATCAGTCAGGTATGTGGGAGTTTGCCGGCGGTAAGGTTGAGTCTGGCGAAAGTCAGCCCGAGGCGCTGGTCCGTGAACTGCGTGAAGAGTTGGGCATCGAGGCGGTCGTTGGGCACTACATTGCCAGCCATCAACGCGAGGTTTCAGGCCGACTGATTCACTTACATGCCTGGCATGTGCCGTCATATCAGGGAGAACTGAAGGCGTATGAGCATCAGGATATCGTCTGGTGTTCACCCGAAGAGGCGCTGCGTTATCCGCTGGCGCCTGCCGATATCCCGTTGTTAGAAGCGTTTATCCTTTTACGCGCCGCCAGACCAGCGGATTCGTGCTGA
- a CDS encoding YnjH family protein, which yields MRRLIVAGALAIMSSATLANQLYRPDVQVNVPPEVFSSSGQRAQPCSQCCIYQDQNYSEGAVIKADGVLLQCQRDDKTISTNPLVWRRVKG from the coding sequence ATGCGCCGTTTAATCGTGGCAGGAGCGTTGGCAATAATGTCCAGCGCGACGCTGGCAAATCAGCTTTATCGCCCGGACGTGCAGGTGAATGTGCCGCCGGAAGTGTTCAGTTCCAGCGGTCAGCGGGCGCAACCCTGTAGTCAGTGCTGTATTTATCAGGATCAAAACTACTCAGAAGGGGCGGTGATTAAGGCGGATGGCGTTCTGTTGCAGTGCCAGCGTGATGATAAAACGATCAGCACGAATCCGCTGGTCTGGCGGCGCGTAAAAGGATAA